AAATCGATCACTTTGACCGTCTCGTTCCCGTCGTAGTCTTTCCTCAGGGCCGTGATTACATGGGCCAAGCTCGTCAGCGTTATATTCGTCTCTCCGATATCGCAGTACTCAACACTAGCATTATTTTTAAGGAACTTCGCGAAATATTCGCCACCTCTCGAACCAAAATCGTTTCCATTCAACCTCAAACACTTCAGTCTAAATAACGTGGCATATTTAGCCAAATTCAAAATGGACGTTTCGGTTAAGTTGTTGTTCATTATGTCTAGATGGACGATACTCGATCGCCCTTTGATTAGAAGTTTCTTTATTAGCGTTAAGAACCCCGCGTCCGTGATGCTGTTGTAGCTCAAGTCCAGCTTAACAATAAGTCTGGGAGAAGTCTTCACGTGCCGGCAGAGAGCTGGAATGTCTTCGTCGGTAATTCGGCGATTATATCTGTCGTGAACATCCTTCCCTCTCAGAACTAAGAAAGCAGTTCTGTCTGAATTCCTTTCCGTGAACAATTCAAAACGCGTGCTATTTACTTCTTGCGTTGGCAACGGTTTCGGTTCGCCTGTTATTTGTCGAAGTAACTTTATTGTATTGCAAATACATCTTCTGCGTTTTTTCATTTCCTGTTCATGTATAAACCTCTCTCAAGTATTCTTTAACAGAAATAATGATTGTATAAACATGTGTAGGTATAACTGTCAAATGATATATTAACAAGCTTGTCAAAATATGCTATACAAACTTTAAGCatgtaaataactttttacattcgtaaaaaaggcgtattattcgatacaagattttgtaaatgacaaaaaggcgtggaattgtAGCAGCACTGTTAAGACGCGtcgtattgaaacaagattagtcctgaaaaggactgtttttcgcGTCGTCGTTGAAACAAgtttagtcctgaaaaggactgttatTTGCGTCGTaatgaaacaagattagtcctgaaaaggactgtttttcaaGTCGTatcgaaacaagattagtcctgaaaaggactgtttttagaTTCGTTTATCTTCATATCTTCATCTTTCTTCAACACTTCACTACACAACACATGGCAAGTCGACACGGCGATCTTCAGTGCAGTCGTCCTCTCTCCGCGCGGCGCTCGAACGAAATGGCTGACGCGACGTGCGGGGGcgatatttataacatcgcgGCAGCAGATACGCGACCCGGCATAATACGCGCGCAGCTCGGCGCGTGACGTCAGCGTGTGCGAGCAAGACGGAACGATATCCTCCGtctcttttatttcttattatttctttatactgttttttgattggttaatttattttgtattttttgtatatatatcggtgtaatttttcattaaatcattCCTTCGACCACTCATCAAGAGTTTTATTCAAGAGCCCCAACACTCCTCTAAAGTGGTGACCCCGAACAAGAGCACTCTGAAGAAAGAATACTATCAAAGAAGAAGAATCTCTGCCCAGCtacctaaaaaaaaatctgctggAACGAATCCCTGCTCGACGGATCCCTGCTCGACGAATCCCTATCCGACGTGAATCCCTGTTCGACACAATGGAAGACAACAATCAAGCTCTGCCACAAGCCTTCGCAAGCACCCCAGAAGTATCGAGTATTGCGCTGTCAATGCGAATACCACCATTCTGGCGCGAAAACCCACGGCTGTGGTACCTCAGCTTCGAAGCCGCAACGGAGGAATTGAAGAGGAGCCAGGCTCAACTCACACAGATGGTCCTCGTACAATTAGAAAAGGCGGATATCGAACAAATATCCGATATCCTATTCAACGTCCCGAAGGAACAGCAATACCAGGCCATCAAGGATCGACTCATCTCCGTCTATGAAGAATCTGACAGCCGTCAGTTCCAAAAACTTCTCGCCGAGATGGAGCTAGGCGATCAAAAACCCACACAACTACTCAGACGCATGCGAAATCTCGCTAGAGACAAGGTCTCGGACTCAACGCTGCGTATGATGTGGACTAAACTCCTACCAGCACACGTCCGTTCTGTTCTAGCCGTCAGCGAAACCTTCAGCTCAAAAACGACACTTGAAGAGCTCGCACTCCTCGCCGACAAGATGATGGAACAGACACAAGAGGTCGCCGCCGTCTCCACGCAACCATCTACAATACAATCGCCGATGCTATCAACCAATCAAACCGACACACAATTTCTTATAAACGAAATCCGAAAATTATCTCTCGAAATCGCCGAGTTAAAAGCAAGACCGAATACAAGACCGCCATACAACTATCACCGTCAACGTTTCCGGTCCCGCCAACGAAGCTCGTCCCGATCCCGCACACGTGAAGAATCATCATCACCCTACTGTTACTACCACCGTCGTTTCGGTAGTCAAGCGAGGCGCTGCACAACACCCTGCAgctataaaaaagaagcatcgGAAAACTAGAAAGAACGTTGGCTGCGGCGGAATCCGGCGTTCCTACTACATCATACCGCCTATTCGTAACAGACAAGAAGACGAAACTATCTTTCTTAGTAGATACTGGGGCTAACATATCCGTTCTACCAAGAAGACAAGGCCAGAAAACAACGCCGTTACCATTCAAACTGTACGCTGCGAACAACACGACAATATCAACATATGGCGAAAAAACACTCGAACTCGATCTCAACCTACGACGTCCGTACAAATGGAAATTCATCGTTGCTGACGTGTCGAAGCCTATACTAGGAGCCGATTTTCTAAACCACCATCAATTGATcgtagatttaaaaaatcgaaaattGATTGACGCCGTCACAAATCTCAAGATCAACGCTCCTATAACATCAACAGACACGCCGACAGTCCGCAGTATAGATATCCGCAACGCCTACCACGAAATATTAGCAGAGTTTCCCGGCACTACGCGACTAACTGCGATGCAACTACAACCGAAGATTAACGTCGAACATTACATCGAGACACAAGGCCCGCCTATACATTGTCGCGCTCGACCGATCCCGCCACATCGATATGAAAAAGTCAAGAAAGAGTTCGAAAACATGATTCAACAAGGACTCTGCAGACCGAGTAAAAGCCCATGGTCATCGCCACTGCACATCGTTCCTAAGAAAAACGGTGACATACGAGTATGCGGCGATTACCGGAGACTCAACGCGATTACAAAACCCGATCGCTATCCGGTACCGCGAGTCAAGGACTTCACGTATCATCTCTGCgggaaaacaatattttcaacgATCGATCTCAACCGAGCATACCAACAACTAAGCGTAAGGGAAGAAGACATCGAGAAAACCGCCATTATAACACCAATGGGTTTATTCGAATTTCCCCGAATGTGTCCCGGATTAAAAAACGCCGGACAGACATTCCAACGTTTTATACATCAAGTACTTCGAGGATTAGACTACGTGTTTCCATTCATCGACGACGTACTCATCGCTTCAAACAATGAAACCGAACATCGAGAACATCTCCGAACAGTGTTACGAAGACTCGAAGAGAATGGAATCACTATCAACCCCGCCAAATGCAACCTAGGCCAGTCTGAAGTCAAATTCCTCGGGTACATCGTTTCTAAAGAGGGAATTAAACCGCCTGAAGAAAAAGTAAAAGCAATAGTCGACTATCCTAAACCGAAAACAATAGAAGAGTTAAGAAGATTTCTCGGTATGCTTAACTTCTACCGTGACCACATACCGAACGCAGCTACACTACAAGCTCCGTTAAACTCATACCTACACAACGTAAAGAAGCGCGATAAAACCGTCATTCAATGGACCGAAGAAGCAACGCAAGCCTTCGAAGCGTGTAAGAAGAGCATAACCGACGCCACCTTACTCGCTCACCCTTCACATCAAGCTACGCTTGCGATATTCTGCGACGCATCCGATACATCCGCAGGAGCCGTCCTACAACAATATATCAAAGAGAAATGGCAACCTATCGCTTacttttcaaagaaattctccGACGCACAAATCAAATATTCAACATATGATCGAGAACTCCTATCTATCTACATGGCAGTTAAACACTTTCGTAAGATCTTCGAAGGacgacaaataataatattcaccgACCACAAACCGCTTACATTCGCTATGAACAAGACGCAGACATCGAACGAAACTCCGCGGCGAACAAGACAGCTGTTATACATAAGCGAATTCACCACGGACATACGTCACATAAGCGGGAAAAATAACATCGTCGCAGACGCCTTAAGCCGAATCGAAGCAATAGCCTGCCCATCCACAATCAATTACAGCGAAATAGCGAACGCTCAAGAAAGAGACAGCAACATTCAACAATTATTACAACAGAACAACTTAtccttcaaaaaaataaatatcccgAACACCGACAGCGAAATATACTGCGAAATATCTACATCTCAAATCCGACCTTATATACCCGAAGAATATAGAAAGCAAGTTTTTAACAGCGTACATAATATAAGTCATCCCGGAACCCGAACAACGCGCAAGATGCTTACGAAAAAATTCTTTTGGCCTTCAATGAACTCGGACATCGCTCAATGGACGAAAAGTTGTATTAACTGTCAAAAAAGTAAGATACAACGTCACACGTCAAGCCACATCGAAGCATTCCCGCCAAGCGACCGTTTTCAACACATCCACATAGACATCGTCGGACCGCTTCCTACTACAGCACAAGGACATCGCTATTTAATCACGATGATAGACAGACAAACCCGCTGGCCCGAAGCTATACCTACCGCCGACATATCAGCTGAGACAGTCGCAGAAGTCGTCTATAATCACTGGATAGCAAGATTCGGATGTCCCGCCACAATAACAAGCGATCAAGGTCGACAGTTCGAAAGTCACCTGTTCAATAACCTTGTAAAAATTCTCGGAATAAACAAAATCCGTACTACGCCATACCATCCGCAAAGCAACGGAATCGTCGAACGCTGGCATCGTACATTGAAGACCGCACTGCGAGCGAAGCTATCGAACGCGAGTTCGTGGAGCAATGAACTCGCTACAGTACTACTCGGACTGCGAGCCGCACTACGCACCGATACCGGCGTTAGCACAGCTGAGCTTACCTACGGCTATAACCTACGATTGCCCGGCGACTTTTTCGACGCAAGCACATCCATACCTACATCTACGATGGATAGTACGTACGTCGAAAAACTACGCGCGAACATCGCTCAATATAAGCCTCAGCCGTTCGAAACACATCGAAACAATAAACACATCTTCGTGCATCAAGACCTACGTACATGCAGTCATGTGTTTATTAGAGTCGACGCATTAAGAACGCCACTTCAAGCACCATATGAAGGTCCCTATCGAGTCGTACAACGATCGAATAAGGTGTTTACGATTCAATTACCCGACCGTCAAACCAACATATCAATCGACCGATTGAAACCTGCATACGTGCTGCAAGAACCAGAAGAACAAAATAACCTCACTCAACCAGATACAAACCTTACCATTACCTTACCTTACCACAAAAAAACCGTTACCATAGAAAACCAGTTACCTAACGTATCGAATAACTTGACGTCACAGCCTGTCAACATCAAAACATCAAGGTCAGGCCGCAACATCAAACTGCCGGTACGTTTCACTTGAGGGGGACTCCTGTAGCAGCACTGTTAAGACGCGtcgtattgaaacaagattagtcctgaaaaggactgtttttcgcGTCGTCGTTGAAACAAgtttagtcctgaaaaggactgttttttgCGTCGTaatgaaacaagattagtcctgaaaaggactgtttttcaaGTCGTatcgaaacaagattagtcctgaaaaggactgtttttagaTTCGTTTATCTTCATATCTTCATCTTTCTTCAACACTTCACTACACAACACATGGCAAGTCGACACGGCGATCTTCAGTGCAGTCGTCCTCTCTCCGCGCGGCGCTCGAACGAAATGGCTGACGCGACGTGCGGGGGcgatatttataacatcgcgGCAGCAGATACGCGACCCGGCATAATACGCGCGCAGCTCGGCGCGTGACGTCAGCGTGTGCGAGCAAGACGGAACGATATCCTCCGtctcttttatttcttattatttctttatactgttttttgattggttaatttattttgtattttttgtatatatatcggtgtaatttttcattaaatcattCCTTCGACCACTCATCAAGAGTTTTATTCAAGAGCCCCAACACTCCTCTAaagaattaatacctgttgacttccaggcaggatatattaatttaaataattgtgttaactgacatgactgtatttttttaaatgttgaaaaagagtaactactttgTTTCTTGCctggtttttctcggtagaatctactttccgaaccggtggtagtttcacttaattgttaaatgacgattcaaaagtgcttgtaaaagcccacttgaataaagtttattttgattttgctagAGTAACCTTGGAGTAGTAAACCAAAAAGCTTCAGTAAGAGTATAACTCACCTtgttgcctccactggtgacgaAGGTAGGCTGGTTAGTTTTTGGTCAGATGAagggaattgcgattcaacgcaGGCAAAAATTAAAGAGTTCGTATaaatttaaggacttaatgttaataatcctTATTAAATAGTGGTGTAGAATCAaaaagtacaaattaaatagtttaagcTTCCTACAAAAAGTGTTTTGATTACGATGTGACAAATGATgttgtatatgtaattaaaatttcaacatcCAACTTTAACGTGATCAGTAACCGCGAAAGTACTTTCAAAGGGTTTAGataaatgaaaactacttgTTGATAGCGGACATGCATAGTAGAATACAGAACATGGATTGATCTTACCTTACGAAGACGAGCGTTgaacaaaaaaagttaattataaatcataattttctACGACCTCATTGTTAATCACGTGAAATTAATGAGTACATCGCTATGGGATGAGTCCGATCGGCGCGGAATCGTCCGTAGATGACCTATAGACTATGACTTGTTTTAATGTCGGAAAATCAACGGATGGTTCACCTTTATAAAGTTGATTTAATGATCAGCGAAACGGACGAGTAACAGCTAGTTGgtaactaaaattataacaatataacttAGGATTTAAACCTTCAGCTAACATTTGATGTTTGAGTCaaatgttgtaataaaaatacataacaatataaatactaatgatATTCGATAAAATATAGTCAATGCGCCGCGCTCGATCCCATTCCGAGGACGTGGCGGAATGCTCAGCATTCCCGCTGAAGATATTTCTAATTTTCTCGTCGATGGCATTCTATTATATGAGAAATAGAATTCCAATACGCTCGACAATTAGGACGATCTATTTCTTAAGCGCTTTGTAGGTGTACACCCGCGTTACAGCTATAATAGTCCGCTAAGCGTTCATGTTttgaagcgtttttttttaGAGAACTCAAATTTTTAAGGATAAGGCATCGTGGTTCGGCCACATTTATGCTGTTCTATTTTCACACAAATACCACATAATATGCTAAGTTTTTAGTATGTATGATGAATAAATGAAACTAGttaatcaatacatattataaaataaagtccccCGACATCGTCTGTCTGAGTGCGTGTTCGCGATAAACTGCAAAACTATTGAACGGATTTTTATGTTAAgtcaataagtccttcttggggcagtgtatccgtttctataacaaaattccgcagacatttttaactttgccgtttagtaaattcaaatcgtttgtaaaaaatacattggtagaaaaagcatattaaacatattcgggtttttgtgtaaataagttgaaatagaacgacaattgttaaacatgtcggaaaaagcaacgaaaaaaatataaaaaaattgccttttttcattacatttctatgtaatgaaaaaaggctattttttaacatttcaatgTAAGTGGTAGGTGGACTTGCGAATGGGTCCCTGGTGGTACGTGGTCACTACCTATTAACATTTGCACTGcaagaaataataacaattccttacatcaccttTGTAACTCAgctgctatgtctcttgtgtctAGTTACACCGcctcactgacccttcaaaccttGTTTAtgacaatactaagtattgctgtttagagAAAGAATATCTGATATTGTAAACCCTACTGTCGAGTTAGActactatttgtttttttattttaatttgtactttaGTTACTCGTACACGTAAAGACAAATAATTAAGCCAGTATGTAAGAAAACAATACGCATTACGTCTATATTTTATTAGGACATACATGCTTTAATTAGTCTCTTATCTACTTATATACTCATATTTACCTCGCCAGTAATATCTCCTTGCCGATGCCGCATCCCCTCCACTTGGGATCAACTACTAGCCCGTATGCCGTCAAGTACTGCTCTACACCGAACTTGGTGAAGATGTCCACACTACGACTCACTAGGTCCACCGCACCGAAGAGCTTTGCCCATATTTTGTCAGCAGTCTGTTTGAAAACATTAGTTTTAGTTTAGGTCAgcaaattaatttagttttttagaCATTGATTACAAATTTTTTGATGGCCCAGtagtcagaacgcgtgcatcttaaccgataattacgagttcaaacccaggcaagcaccactgaatattcgtgggcttaaaccaaaatcaaaatatacttaatttagtGGGCCTTTtcaagcacttatgaatcgtaatataacaattaagtgaagctaccaccggttcggaaagcagactctaccgagaagaaccggcatgaaaatcagtagttactctttttttttcatatacaatgattatcactgattttatcaaagtgatcaatgttactgtgaatatacatgatattgttgtaaatatgtaaatattgcgacgcaacagtgagtattcctactctctTAAAAACATctcgaagagagtctctagctccaagattataaataaaccggattgctctcttttgtaaaataaagacagattcaatgtctgcagcgttaccccaaagtaatatgccatatgacataatactgtgaaaataaccaaaataaactaaacgagcggtatcaatatcagttagtttaatttgtgttataatacatttcgtgctcggcggtgaaggaaaacatcgggaagaaacctgcatatgtcttatttttatagaaattctgccacatgtgttttctgCCAACCAGctttggaacggcgtggtgtaatatgttccaaattttctcctcaaaggaagaggaggctttagcccaacagtgggaaatttacaggctgtggaaGTGTGTTTGTGTGAAGTGAACAGCTCTtcgatacaacaacaacagaccgATCATTTCAATTTGCCCACCTTAAAAACTTCTTCCTTGTCAGTCTTCGCGGCGACGGTGAGCACGTTCACTCCGATGATCTCCGTCGCGTCGTCTTGGTCTTCCACGCAGACGACGGAGATCTGGTCCCTCAGGGTGTCGCGCCAAAGCTTCTCCAGTTCGAACAGCGCCGCCGGGTGCTTGTGGATCTCTTCAAATAATTTGCATAATTACAGTGAGGTGAATCTCCAGAAAAGGAGAAAATTGTTGGTGACTGCGACGATTTTTCTGATAAGAAGTATTTAATAAGCTCCAAGCCTTAAGAGTAGGGAGGTTTAGCGGACTATGAGTTGGAGTTACTGTGAAGTTCTTAGTTGGTTCTTCTAGGTACTATATTCCGAATCGTAGATCGCTGTACATATAACTCAACAAGGGTAAGATGACGAGCCAAACgcacttaaataaatagtatttattgaaataggctcgtaatacctacttgaataaagaatattttaattttgatttgaaaaagtaataaaataatacttttaattcaGCTGCAAATACTTTAACTCGAACttaatatcgaataatataaaataactattttttttaattattttatcgtaatcCTAAAATTTGATTGATGAAAGCGTGGTCTATGGTGGAAttgactaatttaattttatattatcattaacacATTTATATTCCATTCTTCGGTCGTACCTTcaactttacaaataaaacacttggattttaaaacaaaggtaattttatataaaggctatttttatgCAAAATGTGTCAACCGGAAGTCCGATTGAAGACCTTTGATACTGACATACACGTACCTATGTACTTGCACGGAGGCTCGTCTGCTGTGAAGTACTTGATGAGGAGCTGGACAGCTGGCTCCACCTGCTCGTCCGTGACGTCCTGCACTCTGAGTTTGGTGCCTCTGGCTGTAAAGCGGTGCCACACCGTCGGCAGGGGGATGTTAGCGGGACGCGTGTAGACCATCTGGAACGGGCAGACCATTACCGAAGGGGAAAGAGGAGCCAAAGATTCCCTTCAGTTTTGGATATGATCtaagcaaaatattttcaacaaagaacaataaattctctccaattttatttttcatgctgaacagaacaacaacaacaacaacagcctgtaaattcccactgctgggctaaaggcctcctctccctttgaggagaaggttttgaacatattccaccacgctgttccaatgcgggttggtggaatacacaaatggcagaatttctatgaaatttgtcacatgcaggttttctcacaatgttttccttcaccgctgagcacgagatgaattataaagacaaattaagcacatcacgcgttctaaccactgggccatctcgactctttacaGACTGAACAGAACACGGATACATAAACACTTTGCCACTCAGAGTGTAGAAATCATATTACACTCACTGATCTCAAGAGGTTTATCTTGAGTAACGAACTTATACTCCGTTGTTCGTGTAACCTCAACATCAAAGTCAGAGGTCGACATAAATGATGGGCAGAGCATCAATGCTCGATATTTTGTAGCAAACGAAAATCAAAGAATTCGGCAGCCAAGTGCGATACTATCCATTAAGTTTACCGTTAATGGTTTTGTTTACAAATCTCCTCTGTGTTTAAGCAGTAATAGAATATTCGCGTTCCTCGGCCCTCTTAGCGGGATGGGCTGCAAACACcctcataaatataaatgacgGTCTGTTTGTTTGCTTCGCGCCTCATTGTTTATGGAGAATCAGAGTTAACCTACTTTCCACACAATTCATGGTATAgtggttcaattttgggtcgaaattataaaaaatagtaaacaataACATACCTGTTATGTGCAAATATGATTTAAGtactttatattcatataaattgttaataaaattattttataatacgtataaataaattaagtggcAATATAAACTTACCGCTAAGTTGGTTTGATGGGGGAGCGATTAAGTTTGACCCGTCGAGGAGGCTCCAGCGCCGAGACTGAGCGATCTTAAGGGATGCTGCAGGTGTGCGGCACACCGCGAGAAGTGCCCACATATATATGGGATTGTAGTTGGTAGCAGATACAGTGGTGCCGTACATTATTTCATAgtaaatatgcatttatttaaattactttcctttttataaagtgttttctatattttagtaaatagtaataataaacatattaaatgttatattttctactaaacatttttattgaatttaatgtaaACCCTCCACCGGCTAGGAAAGTCATACATCACACCCTTGAGTATCGTCGCCGATTTGCCAGCTTATCATCTTTTTATAGGATGCGCTTTGGACAGTGCTCGAACGCTCTTTTCGACTGATTTACTATCCATCCATTCCTTTATCGGCCTTCTAGGCGCAGACTAACGTTTCACACATACATTGTTGACACACCCAAAAGTTGAGTCGAGTTTGTTTTTGGTGAGAGTCGTCAAGAATTGGAACGACCTGCCTGCCTCAATTTTTCTGACAAGTTGAACTCTGGAGCCTTTAAAGGTAGAGTGAACAGGTTGGGTGGGCGTGTACCGCCTTCGTCTTCATCTACAATTTACACTGCACAAACGCCTATTCCATTAcaactgtattaaaaaaaaaataaagaaacacagTAGACACTCTTTTCAatccattttaattacaaaatatgtcgagaatgtacaattattattgttcttaTAAATCTTtagtaaaaatcaataaatatgaattcAACTCCTTCATTTCTTATACCTATCATCTGGCATTGGGTAATTAtgacttatttattaaagcaaTCAATTcaacattgtttttaaaagtcAATATCAGTAATCTACATTCAGTATATTACATGAGTTCATTTATGGAAGCTCGGTGTACCCTCGGGCGGCAATAACCGCGTCACGGGGTAATCTAAGCCGCAAAACGGAATCTAAGTGCCGCCTCACCGTGACGACACGTCGCTATGTCGTTAGGTCGCCGGAAAcgcgttttaaataattacttgtaagttatatttaattataagattatatcAAAGGCCGTAGGTTAACCACCCAAACTAAATTCCATTTCTGAATTATCTTGCAAAGCTGTATGGTCTTAACTTGGaatatgtatcatataaaatcaaaattttattcatgtCGTATGTTACAGAACATAATAAAGGTTGAGCTACCGGTAAGAACCGggaagaaactcaatagttactcgtTTCTAACTGCTAGCTGACTCCGATCGCGTGACTTAATCCACCGTAGCCCTGCCTAAAATTATTACGTAGCTAAGTTTCAACCAAACCAACAATTTGTTTAGAcatatacatagacaatattattttatattttattaatatttggaagttattttctttgaaattgtcataatatacatatttttatttgtgaacCCATCTCAACAACGCTACATATTACCGCAAGATTTCAACAGTATAtctgttataaaaattttaacaaaaagaaaaaccgacttcaaacaaaacactattttaaaacaaatgaatatgcacgaaaaagtaataaaaataattgcgtattcaacatatttttagagtcttcctaagttatatgaaatgaaaaatattagaccacttaaaagtcgattaacgattatatcataatcctaactgcgagccgtataggagttccatcactacatagtataaaacaaagtggctttctctgtccctatatctttaaatctacgcaacggagtttgatgcggttttttttaaaagatagtgtgattcaaggggaaggtttgtgtatataaaacatgaacaatatagtaaagaaacactgataattttagaagtttgcgatgtgatgtcgtaaataaacaatatctgtagttgattataatattcgactatgataattacataaacataaccacattacggaaggtgactcaaatatccaaataacctataaataaaagattcgactgagtatcgctaacgtgctcctcagaattgttccgttcccttccgttccgttactttgtcatggatcctgtgctcagaaccttaccaaactttcaccaaattacccttgaagtatatattttataataaaaaaagaattatcaaaattggttaacgtgattttcagttattcacctatttgtcgcgcatatacataatgcaaatttaagacttatgtcgtttt
This Vanessa cardui chromosome 29, ilVanCard2.1, whole genome shotgun sequence DNA region includes the following protein-coding sequences:
- the LOC124542014 gene encoding uncharacterized protein LOC124542014; amino-acid sequence: MVYTRPANIPLPTVWHRFTARGTKLRVQDVTDEQVEPAVQLLIKYFTADEPPCKYIEIHKHPAALFELEKLWRDTLRDQISVVCVEDQDDATEIIGVNVLTVAAKTDKEEVFKTADKIWAKLFGAVDLVSRSVDIFTKFGVEQYLTAYGLVVDPKWRGCGIGKEILLARIPLCKAIGVKVTATVFTAAASQAVAKKAGFQDLYQISYEDLAKEGFRFPGVERDTKYSKLMALEIN